A stretch of Cucumis sativus cultivar 9930 chromosome 2, Cucumber_9930_V3, whole genome shotgun sequence DNA encodes these proteins:
- the LOC101222870 gene encoding probable U3 small nucleolar RNA-associated protein 7, translating into MEKELGNVVTERILPPTEQEVSNEIDVKVKKYMRGEGANLEVLKDKKLKGQLSAIEDLYGKSAKAAAEVEKWLMPSEGGYLETEGLEKTWRIKQETISHEVDILSRRNQHDIILPALGPYSIDYTSNGRYMAIAGRKGHLALVDMKDLNLIKEFQVKETVRDVVFLHNELFFAAAQKKYPYIYNREGTELHCLKEHGSVRRLQFLKNHFLLVSINKFGQLHYQDVTTGSMVGSFRTGLGRTDVMQVNPFNGVIATGHSGGSVAMWKPTSSAPLVKMLCHPGPVSALAFHPNGHLMATSGAERKIKLWDLRKFEVLQTLPGHAKTLDFSQKGLLAYGTGSFVQILGDFSGAQNYNRYMAHSMAKGYQIGKILFRPYEDVLGIGHSMGWSSILIPGSGEPNFDTWVANPFETSKQRREKEVRSLLDKLPPETISLNPTKIGTLMAVKKKEKKTKKERDAEEEAAVDAAKGITMKKKTKGRNKPTKREKKKHEIIEKAKRPFLHEQIKEEELSRKKSRLSEEVELPKSLQRFARKKTAT; encoded by the exons ATGGAGAAGGAACTAGGGAATGTGGTTACTGAAAGGATTCTTCCTCCGACTGAACAG GAGGTATCAAATGAGATAGAtgtgaaagttaaaaaatatatgcgTGGAGAAGGTGCTAACCTAGAG GTTCTGAAAGATAAAAAGTTGAAGGGTCAACTTTCTGCTATAGAAGATCTATATGGGAAATCTGCTAAAGCTGCTGCAGAGGTCGAAAAG tGGCTTATGCCAAGTGAGGGAGGCTACTTGGAGACTGAAGGATTAGAGAAGACGTGGAGAATCAAACAGGAAACAATTTCTCACGAAGTAGATATCTTAAGTAGAAGGAATCAACATGATATTATTTTACCAG CTCTAGGACCATATTCTATTGACTATACTTCAAACGGTAGATATATGGCCATTGCTGGACGTAAGGGTCACCTGGCCCTTGTAGACATGAAGGatctcaatttaattaaagagtttCAG GTTAAGGAGACTGTTCGTGATGTTGTCTTTTTGCACAATGAGCTGTTCTTTGCTGCTGCACAAAAAAA GTATCCGTATATTTATAATCGGGAGGGCACAGAGCTTCACTGCCTCAAG GAGCACGGATCAGTCAGGAGGCTTCAATTTCTGAAAAATCACTTCCTTTTGGTATCCATAAACAAGTTTGGACAGCTTCACTATCAAGATGTAACAACTGGTAGCATGGTCGGTTCCTTCCGCACTGGACTAGGCCGTACTGATGTGATGCAGGTAAATCCATTCAATGGAGTTATAGCAACCGGTCATTCAGGTGGTTCGGTGGCTATGTGGAAACCTACGAGCTCTGCTCCTCTTGTAAAGATGCTTTGTCATCCAGGGCCTGTATCAGCGCTAGCGTTCCATCCAAATGGCCATCTCATGGCTACATCTGGCGCCGAGAGGAAAATTAAGCTCTGGGACTTGAGGAAGTTTGAGGTCCTTCAGACTCTTCCTGGGCATGCTAAGACCTTAGATTTCAGTCAGAAAGGGTTACTTGCTTATGGAACTGGGTCATTTGTACAGATACTAGGTGATTTCTCTGGAGCTCAGAATTACAATAGGTATATGGCTCACTCAATGGCGAAAGGTTACCAAATAggaaagattttgtttcgaCCTTATGAAGATGTTTTAGGTATAGGCCACTCAATGGGTTGGTCGAGTATCCTCATTCCAGGATCTGGTGAACCCAACTTCGATACTTGGGTAGCTAACCCATTTGAAACATCAAAACAACGAAGAGAAAAGGAGGTTCGGTCTCTCCTCGATAAGCTTCCTCCTGAGACAATTTCACTCAACCCCACGAAAATTGGTACCCTCATGGCAgtaaagaagaaggagaaaaagacaaagaaagaaagagatgctGAAGAGGAGGCTGCAGTTGATGCTGCAAAGGGCATTaccatgaagaagaaaaccaaggGAAGGAATAAGCCAAccaagagagaaaagaagaaacatgaaatTATTGAGAAGGCCAAACGGCCTTTCCTTCATGAACAgataaaggaagaagaattgTCTCGAAAGAAGTCGAGGTTGAGCGAGGAAGTCGAACTTCCCAAGTCTTTGCAGAGGTTTGCTCGTAAGAAAACTGCGACATGA
- the LOC101223103 gene encoding pentatricopeptide repeat-containing protein At3g22670, mitochondrial, with amino-acid sequence MNVRLGLRLTFMLKFLMGRRSSNNPPNFHASIELTSFRTCYLAKPLCTITGSTEVSESPDLPDWIKFFDTKTSTHLESEDDVFVIPPLAHWLESQKLEDNNKVVQKKLGETCNNEVDKISTMLENRYPSPENVAEALNGKAYRVSNTLVAQLLKRFHNDWIQAYGIFKWAKDQIPYRHSPESYNSMVDILGKAKNFRLMWELVDEMNHLAGSVSLETMSKVIRRLARAGRHQEAIHAFRNIEKYGISTDTTAMNVLMDALVKEASVEDAHNVFRELKCSIPFNLASFNVLIHGYCKAKKLDEAWKIMGEVEKSGLEPDVISYTAFIEAHCREKDFRNVDKVLVQMEHKGCKPNVITFTIIMHALGKAKQINEALKVYEKMKKEGCVPDSSFYSSLIFILGKAGRLTDVKEIVEDMEKQGVTPDVLTYNTLISCACAHSQEETALTLLLKMEEVSCKPDLKTYHPLLKMFCRKKRMKVLKFLLDHMFKNDVSIEAGTYAILVRGLCENGKLHLACSFFGEMLSKAMVPKDSTFKMLKEELERKSMLEEMKIIENLMFCATNQDTS; translated from the exons ATGAATGTTAGACTTGGCCTAAGGCTTACCTTTATGCTCAAATTTCTCATG GGGCGACGCTCATCAAACAACCCTCCAAATTTCCACGCCTCCATTGAACTCAC ATCCTTTCGTACTTGTTACTTAGCAAAACCTCTCTGCACCATTACTGGATCGACTGAGGTCTCTGAATCCCCCGACCTTCCAGACTGGATAAAGTTCTTCGATACTAAAACCTCTACACATTTAGAATCTGAGGACGATGTCTTTGTTATTCCTCCATTGGCGCATTGGCTCGAATCTCAAAAACTCGAAGACAACAATAAAGTTGTTCAAAAGAAATTGGGTGAGACGTGCAATAACGAAGTTGACAAAATAAGTACGATGCTAGAGAATCGATACCCATCACCGGAAAATGTTGCAGAAGCTTTGAATGGAAAGGCTTACAGGGTTTCAAACACTTTGGTTGCACAGCTGCTGAAGAGATTTCATAATGATTGGATCCAAGCATATGGTATTTTCAAGTGGGCAAAAGACCAAATTCCTTATCGGCATTCACCTGAATCTTACAACTCCATGGTTGATATCTTGGGGAAGGCTAAAAACTTTAGACTTATGTGGGAGTTAGTGGATGAGATGAATCATTTAGCTGGATCTGTGAGTTTGGAGACGATGAGTAAGGTTATAAGGAGGCTTGCGAGGGCTGGTAGGCATCAGGAAGCAATCCATGCATTCCGGAATATAGAGAAATATGGGATTAGTACAGACACGACAGCCATGAATGTGTTGATGGATGCATTAGTCAAGGAGGCCAGCGTTGAAGATGCCCATAATGTGTTTCGAGAATTGAAGTGTTCAATACCTTTCAATTTGGCCTCTTTCAATGTTCTAATACACGGGTACTGCAAAGCTAAGAAGCTCGATGAGGCGTGGAAGATTATGGGGGAAGTTGAGAAAAGTGGACTTGAACCTGATGTGATCTCCTACACTGCTTTTATTGAAGCTCATTGCCGTGAAAAGGACTTCCGGAATGTGGATAAAGTCCTGGTGCAAATGGAGCATAAGGGATGCAAGCCTAATGTAATAACTTTCACCATTATAATGCATGCTCTAGGGAAGGCAAAACAGATTAATGAAGCTCTAAAAGTAtatgagaagatgaagaaagaggGTTGTGTGCCTGATAGTTCATTCTACAGCTCCCTGATATTCATTCTTGGTAAAGCCGGTAGGCTCACTGATGTTAAGGAGATAGTAGAGGATATGGAAAAGCAGGGGGTTACTCCAGATGTGTTGACATATAACACATTGATATCTTGTGCTTGTGCGCATTCACAGGAAGAGACAGCTCTGACATTGCTACTGAAAATGGAGGAGGTTTCGTGCAAGCCAGACCTCAAGACTTACCACCCTTTGTTGAAGATGTTTTGTagaaagaagagaatgaaGGTGCTGAAGTTTTTGTTAGATCACATGTTCAAGAATGATGTAAGTATTGAAGCTGGGACTTATGCAATTCTGGTACGGGGACTGTGCGAGAATGGGAAACTCCATCTAGCTTGCTCTTTCTTTGGGGAAATGCTGTCGAAGGCGATGGTTCCTAAAGATTCCACATTCAAGATGTTGAAGGAAGAACTTGAAAGGAAAAGTATGttagaagaaatgaaaatcatagaGAATTTGATGTTCTGTGCAACAAATCAAGATACAAGTTAA